One genomic segment of Novisyntrophococcus fermenticellae includes these proteins:
- a CDS encoding ABC-ATPase domain-containing protein, with translation MNTSEELKNLLIRIDHKSYPAYKDTKGFYQFNGFVLSIDHIQGDPFASPSKVSIQVKGSTAAFPGKLYDREYKRIALQDYLIRQFSRLVEGFAFKAKGSGKSGILSVSRCGQEVLERSSCQINPGNGDLVLRMEIGFPANGRTINARELIRIFFDFLPICVNKSLYYKSLDSRIVQQVVWLAEDQQYIREQLPKLGLAAFVANGAVLPRESGVSQRPMKHAVKFQSPKSMEIFLNLPNRGHISGMGLKKGINLIVGGGYHGKSTLLKALERGVYNHISGDGREYVITDDTAVKIRSEDGRSIKHVDISMFISDLPSGKNTKSFCTVDASGSTSQAANVVESIEAGCGLFLIDEDTSATNFMIRDELMQRVVHREVEPITPFIDRIQELYETYGVSSIIVAGSSGSYFHKASCILQMEHYIPHNITAFAKKEAESFPILTDPAPECGKPEYRRYPMPDRSFKANDRIKIKITGTDSITIDRDTVDLRYVEQLTDVEQLNTLGYMLKYAQMNLFDGKKSLQDVVQILLEHMNQKGLGVFCKSSYLPLNLARPRKQEIFSCFNRYRALHM, from the coding sequence ATGAATACTTCAGAAGAATTAAAAAATTTACTAATCAGAATTGACCATAAGAGTTATCCGGCTTACAAGGATACGAAAGGATTCTACCAATTTAACGGGTTTGTACTTTCTATTGACCATATCCAGGGAGATCCCTTTGCCTCGCCCTCTAAAGTGAGCATCCAGGTCAAAGGAAGTACAGCGGCTTTCCCCGGGAAGCTATACGATAGAGAATACAAGAGAATTGCATTACAGGATTATCTTATCCGTCAATTCTCCCGACTGGTAGAGGGGTTCGCATTTAAAGCAAAAGGTTCCGGAAAAAGTGGAATTCTGTCCGTCAGTCGGTGTGGACAGGAAGTTCTGGAACGGAGCAGCTGTCAGATAAATCCCGGAAATGGAGATCTTGTACTTAGAATGGAGATAGGATTTCCAGCCAATGGGCGGACAATCAATGCAAGGGAACTCATAAGGATTTTCTTTGATTTTCTTCCGATATGCGTAAACAAATCTCTATATTACAAATCTCTGGACAGCAGAATTGTACAACAGGTGGTCTGGCTTGCTGAGGATCAGCAATACATCAGGGAACAACTCCCCAAACTGGGCCTGGCTGCTTTTGTGGCCAATGGAGCGGTACTGCCCAGAGAATCGGGTGTCTCACAAAGACCTATGAAACATGCGGTGAAATTTCAATCCCCGAAGTCCATGGAAATTTTCCTGAATCTGCCTAACAGGGGCCACATAAGTGGAATGGGGCTGAAAAAAGGAATTAATTTGATTGTGGGAGGCGGCTATCACGGAAAATCCACACTGTTGAAAGCCCTTGAACGAGGCGTCTACAACCATATCTCCGGTGATGGAAGAGAATACGTGATAACGGATGATACAGCGGTGAAAATCAGATCAGAAGATGGACGCAGTATAAAGCATGTGGACATTTCCATGTTCATCAGCGATCTTCCAAGTGGAAAGAATACCAAATCTTTCTGTACTGTGGATGCCAGCGGAAGTACATCGCAGGCCGCTAACGTGGTTGAAAGTATCGAGGCAGGCTGTGGACTGTTTTTGATAGATGAGGATACCAGTGCCACAAATTTCATGATTCGGGATGAACTCATGCAGAGGGTGGTACATCGTGAGGTGGAACCAATCACTCCTTTTATTGACCGGATACAGGAATTATATGAGACATATGGTGTTTCATCGATCATTGTAGCAGGCAGCTCCGGTTCCTACTTTCATAAGGCAAGTTGTATTTTGCAGATGGAGCACTATATACCACATAACATTACTGCTTTTGCCAAAAAAGAGGCTGAGAGTTTTCCGATACTGACTGATCCGGCCCCCGAATGCGGCAAACCTGAATACCGGCGCTATCCTATGCCAGACCGTTCATTTAAGGCAAATGACAGAATAAAGATTAAAATAACAGGCACCGATTCCATCACTATAGACCGGGACACTGTAGACCTTCGATATGTGGAACAGCTGACGGATGTGGAACAACTCAACACATTGGGATATATGCTGAAATATGCGCAAATGAATTTATTTGATGGGAAAAAGAGTCTGCAGGACGTTGTGCAAATCCTTTTGGAGCACATGAATCAAAAAGGATTGGGGGTATTCTGCAAAAGCAGTTATCTACCCTTAAATCTTGCAAGGCCAAGAAAACAGGAGATATTTTCCTGCTTTAATCGTTATCGTGCTCTTCATATGTAA
- a CDS encoding sigma-70 family RNA polymerase sigma factor, translating into MKEQIEQLVQIAGHNHQILESSDVERVFGRQLTQEELESLNSHLKKRGIAVLEIDDQIEKLTLSEVSLAENDQDESMMPLDDSVKAYLKEIGNIPLLSREEELELAVRIEAGDVMAREKMINANLRLVVTVAKRHVYGSNMGFLDLIQEGNIGLMKAVEKYDYHKGYKFSTYAMWWIRQAVTRAIADQSRTIRIPVHMKEMMGKVTKASRRFLLDMGREPTVEELAGIMGVSMERMEEIIKLYGDTISLDTPIGDDEDCMLQDFVADDNMTEQFSNVEHVMLGNELDEVLSGLTEREQRIIRLRFGFVDGRIWTLEQVGQEYHVTRERIRQIEVKALHRLKHRKDIINLKSYLEA; encoded by the coding sequence ATGAAAGAACAGATTGAGCAGCTGGTTCAAATTGCCGGTCATAATCATCAAATTCTGGAAAGCAGTGATGTGGAACGGGTTTTTGGAAGGCAGCTCACTCAGGAAGAGTTGGAGTCACTCAACTCTCATTTGAAAAAACGGGGGATAGCAGTACTGGAAATAGATGACCAGATTGAGAAGCTCACATTAAGTGAGGTTTCCCTGGCAGAGAACGACCAAGATGAATCTATGATGCCGTTGGATGATTCGGTTAAGGCATATCTGAAAGAAATTGGGAACATTCCACTCTTATCCAGAGAGGAAGAACTGGAATTGGCAGTACGAATAGAAGCAGGTGACGTGATGGCCCGTGAAAAGATGATTAATGCAAACCTGCGCCTGGTAGTTACGGTCGCTAAACGACATGTGTATGGCAGTAATATGGGATTTCTTGATTTAATTCAGGAAGGCAATATAGGTCTTATGAAGGCAGTGGAAAAGTACGATTACCATAAGGGATATAAATTCAGCACCTATGCCATGTGGTGGATTCGTCAGGCCGTAACGAGGGCAATTGCGGATCAGTCACGCACTATAAGAATCCCGGTTCATATGAAAGAAATGATGGGTAAAGTTACAAAAGCATCCAGAAGATTCCTGTTAGATATGGGAAGAGAGCCCACGGTGGAAGAACTGGCCGGAATCATGGGAGTTTCCATGGAGCGCATGGAGGAAATCATAAAACTATATGGTGATACAATTTCTCTGGACACTCCAATAGGAGATGATGAGGATTGTATGCTTCAGGACTTTGTGGCCGATGACAATATGACGGAACAGTTTTCAAATGTCGAACATGTTATGCTGGGAAATGAACTGGATGAAGTGCTTTCTGGATTGACGGAACGGGAGCAGCGTATCATAAGGCTCAGATTTGGGTTTGTAGATGGCCGAATATGGACATTGGAGCAAGTGGGACAGGAATATCATGTGACACGGGAACGCATCAGGCAAATAGAAGTAAAGGCACTTCATCGCTTAAAACACCGTAAGGATATTATAAACTTAAAATCATATCTGGAGGCCTGA
- a CDS encoding CarD family transcriptional regulator, which produces MFKVGEYIICGSNGLCQVESIGPMKIPGIPKDRMFYTLTPVFSGCSTVYTPTDNQKMVMRPVLSREDAWKLIEDIADIGIFTDKDGKRREEVFKDALKTCDCRNWVKIINTLYLKKRSRIALGKKEITSDEKYLQIAEENLYGELSIPLEMPKEKVEQLFSERIESFIEQEIIN; this is translated from the coding sequence ATGTTTAAAGTAGGAGAATATATAATATGTGGAAGCAACGGACTATGTCAGGTTGAGAGTATTGGCCCGATGAAAATTCCGGGAATCCCAAAAGATAGGATGTTCTATACCTTAACACCAGTTTTTTCGGGATGCAGTACGGTTTATACTCCGACGGACAATCAGAAGATGGTTATGCGGCCAGTGCTTTCCCGGGAGGATGCATGGAAACTGATAGAAGACATAGCGGATATCGGGATCTTTACCGACAAAGACGGTAAGCGTAGGGAAGAGGTCTTTAAGGATGCACTGAAAACCTGTGATTGCAGGAATTGGGTTAAAATAATTAATACACTATATTTGAAAAAGCGGTCCAGAATTGCTCTGGGAAAGAAGGAAATTACCAGTGATGAGAAGTATTTGCAGATAGCTGAGGAAAATCTATATGGAGAGTTATCTATTCCGCTTGAAATGCCAAAGGAGAAGGTAGAGCAGTTGTTTAGTGAAAGAATTGAATCCTTCATAGAACAGGAGATTATTAACTGA
- a CDS encoding CsbD family protein, which produces MNNDIERKLDQIKGKIKETAGKITDSEKLELEGKLEKITGKLSEMGSEEGSNLKEKIAEKANDMLDQLDKKLDELKNKDKN; this is translated from the coding sequence ATGAATAACGATATTGAAAGAAAGTTGGACCAGATAAAGGGGAAAATCAAAGAAACAGCTGGCAAAATAACGGATTCTGAAAAGTTGGAGTTAGAGGGGAAATTAGAGAAGATTACAGGAAAGCTGTCTGAAATGGGTTCTGAAGAAGGCAGTAATTTGAAGGAAAAAATAGCTGAAAAAGCAAATGATATGCTGGATCAGCTGGATAAAAAACTGGATGAATTAAAGAATAAAGATAAAAATTAG
- a CDS encoding GlsB/YeaQ/YmgE family stress response membrane protein produces MGLISWIIIGALAGWIASMITGRNKNMGALANIIVGIIGGLIGGFIMSIFGGSGITGFNIWSLLVSVLGAVVLLAIINAISGKK; encoded by the coding sequence ATGGGACTCATCAGTTGGATTATTATTGGTGCGTTGGCAGGATGGATTGCCAGCATGATAACCGGCCGGAATAAAAATATGGGTGCTCTGGCCAATATTATAGTTGGAATTATAGGCGGCCTGATTGGTGGATTTATTATGAGTATCTTCGGTGGATCAGGCATAACCGGATTTAATATATGGAGTTTGCTTGTATCAGTTCTGGGAGCAGTTGTCCTTCTTGCAATTATCAATGCAATAAGCGGAAAAAAGTAG
- a CDS encoding uroporphyrinogen decarboxylase family protein: MVPYIYTEGKYNTRLECLKEVPKGKVIYHFEDVDMIQAKKILGDSACIAWGFPVYLLDYGTKKEGIDKVKRLIDGCSGGGGFIFETSCGMDYAKPENVEAMIETVKEYGKNN, translated from the coding sequence ATGGTTCCCTATATTTATACAGAAGGAAAATACAATACACGTCTTGAATGCTTAAAAGAGGTCCCAAAAGGAAAGGTTATCTATCATTTTGAGGATGTGGATATGATTCAGGCAAAGAAAATTCTTGGTGATTCCGCTTGTATTGCTTGGGGATTTCCGGTATATCTTCTCGATTATGGCACGAAGAAAGAGGGCATTGATAAGGTAAAGCGTTTAATTGATGGTTGCAGTGGAGGCGGCGGATTTATTTTTGAAACCTCGTGTGGCATGGATTATGCAAAACCGGAAAATGTAGAGGCGATGATAGAGACAGTAAAAGAATATGGAAAAAATAATTAG
- the radA gene encoding DNA repair protein RadA, with the protein MAKSAKSIFFCQNCGYESGKWMGQCPGCKEWNTFVEEFVDNKKAAAGLRKAYTETKPLSLSQIDMTQETRMSTKIEELDRVLGGGIVPGSLTLVGGDPGIGKSTLLLQVCRQLALDGRSVIYISGEESLRQIKLRAVRIGEFNEKLRLLCETNLGLIHEVIKQEKPDVVVIDSIQTMFNEEVSSAPGSVSQVRESTSVLMQIAKGMDVSIFIVGHVTKDGNVAGPRVLEHMVDTVLYFEGDRHASYRILRGVKNRFGSTNEIGVFEMRQEGLREVRNPSEFMLEGKPEGAAGSIVACSMEGTRPILIEIQALVCPSNFGIPRRTAAGTDFNRVNLLMAVLEKRARFNLAASDAYVNIAGGIRMNEPAIDLGILLAVVSSYRDIVINDKTVAFGEVGLSGEVRAVSMVEQRVTEVKKLGFETVILPAVSIRSVEKIRGIKMIPVNNINDAIRAIMEPA; encoded by the coding sequence GTGGCAAAAAGTGCAAAGTCAATATTTTTCTGTCAAAACTGTGGATATGAGTCTGGAAAATGGATGGGACAATGCCCAGGATGTAAGGAATGGAATACATTTGTAGAAGAATTTGTGGATAATAAAAAGGCAGCGGCAGGACTGCGTAAAGCATACACGGAAACAAAGCCTTTAAGTCTTTCACAGATTGATATGACTCAGGAAACAAGAATGTCCACAAAAATTGAAGAATTAGACAGGGTTTTGGGGGGAGGTATAGTACCGGGTTCATTGACTTTAGTTGGAGGAGATCCCGGAATTGGAAAATCCACGCTGCTACTTCAGGTTTGCAGGCAGCTTGCTCTTGATGGCAGAAGTGTCATATATATATCAGGAGAGGAATCCTTGCGGCAAATCAAGCTGCGTGCAGTCAGAATTGGAGAATTCAATGAAAAACTCCGCCTTCTATGTGAAACAAATCTGGGATTGATACATGAAGTAATTAAGCAGGAAAAGCCGGATGTGGTAGTAATAGATTCCATTCAGACTATGTTTAATGAAGAAGTGAGTTCTGCACCCGGCAGTGTTTCCCAGGTCAGGGAATCCACGAGTGTATTAATGCAGATAGCCAAAGGGATGGATGTCTCTATATTTATCGTTGGACATGTAACAAAAGACGGTAATGTTGCCGGCCCCAGAGTTTTAGAACATATGGTGGATACAGTTTTATACTTCGAAGGCGATAGGCATGCATCTTATAGAATACTCAGAGGCGTTAAAAACAGATTTGGATCCACAAATGAAATCGGAGTATTTGAGATGAGACAAGAAGGGCTAAGGGAGGTGCGAAATCCATCGGAATTTATGCTGGAGGGAAAGCCGGAGGGAGCGGCCGGTTCTATTGTAGCCTGTTCTATGGAAGGAACACGTCCTATTTTAATAGAAATACAGGCATTGGTCTGCCCCAGTAATTTTGGGATTCCGAGAAGAACGGCAGCCGGAACCGACTTTAACCGCGTGAATCTTCTAATGGCAGTGCTTGAAAAAAGAGCACGCTTCAATCTGGCGGCAAGTGATGCATATGTAAATATTGCGGGTGGAATAAGGATGAATGAACCGGCCATAGATCTCGGGATTTTACTTGCGGTGGTATCCAGTTATCGGGATATTGTAATCAATGATAAAACAGTTGCATTCGGAGAGGTTGGATTAAGCGGAGAGGTGAGAGCGGTGAGTATGGTGGAACAGAGGGTGACAGAAGTCAAAAAGCTTGGCTTTGAAACCGTAATCCTACCCGCAGTCAGTATCAGATCTGTAGAGAAAATCAGAGGAATAAAGATGATACCCGTGAACAATATTAATGATGCAATCCGGGCGATCATGGAGCCGGCCTGA
- a CDS encoding endosialidase, with the protein MSDSKELIRTEADGGISFGNYELDKKSKLSDYEYEGDLYKVKTFKEITKLERNGMFVYESVPGTAVTGMKFLSDGVSFTVEGAEDVQITLGMEEDTEYKVILDDVNVGNMTTNLGGKLSFSVELEQAEQVKVQILRV; encoded by the coding sequence ATGTCAGATAGTAAAGAATTAATCCGAACAGAAGCAGATGGCGGAATCAGCTTTGGAAACTATGAATTGGATAAGAAGTCAAAGCTATCCGATTATGAGTATGAGGGAGACTTGTATAAGGTAAAGACCTTCAAAGAGATTACAAAGCTGGAGCGCAATGGAATGTTTGTATATGAATCCGTTCCCGGAACAGCGGTTACAGGCATGAAATTTCTGAGTGATGGAGTCAGTTTCACCGTGGAAGGTGCAGAAGATGTCCAGATCACATTGGGAATGGAAGAGGATACAGAATATAAAGTTATCTTGGATGATGTGAATGTGGGAAATATGACCACGAATCTTGGAGGAAAACTTTCTTTCAGTGTTGAACTGGAACAGGCTGAGCAGGTTAAAGTGCAGATCCTGAGAGTGTAA
- the nadC gene encoding carboxylating nicotinate-nucleotide diphosphorylase has protein sequence MNAVTKKLNVDNLLRMALQEDISSEDVTTNSIMREPRTGSAQLICKEEGVIAGLDVFERVFELLDEEIKVDKYVMDGDMVKKGQLLAEVTGDMAAMLSGERTALNYLQRMSGIASYTRMVSELLNGSNTKLLDTRKTTPNMRIFEKYAVKVGGGYNHRYNLSDGILIKDNHIGAAGGVRKAIEMAKEYAPFVRKIEVEVENLEMLQEALDAGADIIMLDNMSPDMMKKAVAITAGHAKTECSGNITRENVQMIRDIGVDYVSSGALTHSAPILDVSLKNLHTV, from the coding sequence ATGAATGCAGTCACAAAGAAATTAAATGTGGATAACTTATTACGGATGGCGCTTCAGGAGGACATATCAAGCGAGGATGTGACAACCAATTCTATCATGAGAGAACCGCGGACAGGATCAGCTCAGTTAATTTGTAAAGAAGAAGGTGTCATCGCGGGTCTGGACGTATTTGAGCGGGTGTTCGAATTACTGGATGAAGAAATAAAGGTCGATAAATACGTAATGGACGGAGACATGGTAAAAAAAGGCCAGCTCCTTGCCGAGGTCACGGGAGATATGGCAGCCATGCTTTCGGGTGAACGAACTGCTTTGAACTATCTGCAGAGGATGAGCGGGATAGCATCCTATACAAGAATGGTATCTGAACTGCTAAATGGATCAAACACAAAACTGCTTGATACGAGAAAGACAACTCCCAATATGAGAATTTTCGAGAAGTATGCGGTAAAGGTCGGGGGAGGATATAACCACCGTTATAATCTTTCGGATGGGATACTAATTAAAGATAACCATATCGGAGCGGCTGGAGGCGTTAGAAAAGCGATAGAGATGGCAAAAGAATACGCGCCATTTGTCAGGAAAATTGAAGTCGAAGTAGAAAATCTCGAGATGCTTCAGGAAGCACTGGACGCAGGTGCAGATATTATTATGTTGGATAACATGTCCCCTGACATGATGAAAAAAGCTGTAGCAATAACGGCAGGACATGCGAAAACAGAATGCTCCGGTAATATCACCCGGGAAAATGTTCAGATGATCCGGGACATCGGCGTGGATTATGTTTCCAGCGGAGCCCTGACACATTCTGCTCCCATTTTAGATGTTTCACTGAAGAATCTGCATACAGTATAA
- a CDS encoding L-aspartate oxidase, with protein sequence MEYDIIIVGTGVGGCFAALNLPDNQKILMITKADLEESDSFLAQGGICMLKSEEDYEAYYEDTMRAGHYENTPESVDVMIRSSQEIIQDLIGYGVEFEQEDGKLKFTREGAHSTNRILYHEDETGKEITKKLLNTVLKLDNVTIKTHTVMRDILTRENHCEGILMETEEGNLEAVTCKDVIWACGGIGGIYENSTNFPHLTGDALAIALKHQIALKNIDYVQIHPTTLYSKKTGRRFLISESVRGEGATLYNRNMERFVDELLPRDVVSNAIFDQMKKDESKYVWLSFKTIQNMDIRKRFPNIYQHCLEEGYDITKECIPVVPSQHYFMGGVQVDLNSQTTMKHLYAVGETSCNGVHGANRLASNSLLESLVFAKRAAKYILSQQDRPVMRLRDANDLERIYHIDLDAYKDMKKYEEKCKKSIWKAIGEEKRHECSHKEIKCG encoded by the coding sequence ATGGAGTATGATATCATTATCGTAGGAACTGGAGTCGGAGGGTGTTTCGCTGCTCTAAATCTGCCGGATAACCAAAAGATATTGATGATTACAAAAGCAGATTTGGAGGAAAGTGACTCTTTTCTGGCACAGGGCGGAATCTGTATGCTAAAAAGTGAGGAAGATTATGAGGCCTACTATGAGGACACAATGCGTGCAGGTCATTACGAGAATACGCCGGAATCTGTAGATGTGATGATACGTTCTTCACAGGAAATTATACAGGATTTAATCGGATACGGAGTGGAATTTGAACAGGAAGATGGGAAATTAAAATTTACAAGAGAGGGTGCGCACTCCACAAACAGAATTTTGTACCATGAGGATGAGACGGGAAAAGAAATTACAAAAAAACTATTAAATACCGTACTTAAACTGGATAATGTAACAATCAAGACGCATACAGTTATGAGAGATATCCTGACAAGAGAAAATCACTGTGAGGGAATTTTGATGGAAACAGAGGAAGGGAATCTGGAAGCCGTTACATGTAAAGATGTCATCTGGGCCTGTGGAGGAATCGGGGGTATCTATGAGAACTCTACTAACTTTCCACACCTAACAGGTGATGCACTGGCAATTGCGCTGAAGCATCAGATTGCGCTTAAGAATATAGATTATGTGCAAATCCACCCAACTACATTATACTCAAAAAAAACAGGCAGACGCTTTCTGATATCAGAGTCTGTACGTGGAGAGGGCGCAACATTATATAATAGAAATATGGAACGGTTTGTAGATGAACTTTTACCCAGAGACGTGGTTTCAAATGCGATATTCGACCAGATGAAGAAGGATGAAAGTAAGTATGTATGGCTGTCATTTAAAACAATTCAGAATATGGATATAAGAAAACGTTTTCCGAATATCTATCAGCATTGTCTGGAGGAAGGGTATGACATCACAAAAGAGTGTATTCCGGTTGTGCCTTCTCAGCATTATTTCATGGGTGGAGTACAGGTGGATTTAAACAGTCAGACCACAATGAAGCATCTATATGCAGTTGGAGAAACAAGCTGTAACGGGGTTCACGGTGCCAACCGTCTGGCTAGCAATTCGCTGTTGGAAAGTCTGGTATTCGCAAAACGTGCTGCAAAATATATTCTTAGTCAACAGGACAGACCGGTAATGAGACTCCGGGATGCAAATGATTTGGAAAGAATTTATCATATTGACTTGGATGCGTATAAAGACATGAAAAAATATGAGGAAAAATGTAAAAAAAGTATTTGGAAAGCAATCGGGGAGGAAAAGAGGCATGAATGCAGTCACAAAGAAATTAAATGTGGATAA
- the nadA gene encoding quinolinate synthase NadA has translation MTDVKMEEIMKESLEKLRELKQQKDAVILAHYYVPDEVQDVADYIGDSYYLSEIATKVKEQTIVLCGVAFMGESAKILNPDKKVLLPELHADCPMAHMASVENIEEIRNQYEDVAVVCYVNSTTELKAHSDVCVTSSNAVKIVKNLPNKNIYFIPDVHLGAYVAAQIPEKQIILNDGYCHVHSNISSDDIIKAKKSRPDAKILVHPECKGEVLELADYVGSTSGIIEYATTSEAKEFVVATEMGVFHELKKRNPDKSFYVAGNLQICPNMKKITVDKVIETMEKGQPEVVLSKDFRRQAYAPLKRMLTMAGQK, from the coding sequence ATGACAGATGTAAAAATGGAGGAGATTATGAAAGAAAGCTTAGAAAAGCTTCGGGAACTGAAGCAGCAAAAGGATGCGGTAATTTTAGCCCATTATTACGTTCCTGATGAAGTACAGGATGTAGCAGACTATATTGGAGACTCCTATTACCTGAGTGAAATTGCGACAAAAGTTAAAGAGCAGACCATAGTGCTTTGCGGTGTGGCTTTTATGGGAGAGAGTGCAAAGATATTGAATCCGGACAAGAAAGTACTTTTGCCGGAACTTCATGCCGACTGTCCGATGGCCCATATGGCATCTGTAGAAAATATAGAAGAAATCAGAAATCAATATGAGGATGTAGCAGTGGTGTGTTACGTGAATTCTACTACAGAACTTAAGGCACATTCAGATGTCTGCGTAACATCCTCCAATGCTGTGAAGATTGTGAAAAATCTGCCGAATAAAAATATATATTTTATTCCGGATGTACATTTGGGAGCATATGTTGCCGCCCAGATTCCCGAAAAACAAATCATATTGAACGATGGTTACTGTCATGTCCATAGCAATATCAGCAGTGATGATATTATAAAGGCAAAAAAGTCTCGTCCGGATGCCAAGATTTTAGTTCACCCTGAGTGCAAGGGTGAGGTGCTTGAATTGGCTGATTACGTAGGCAGTACGTCCGGAATTATCGAGTATGCAACTACAAGTGAGGCAAAGGAGTTTGTTGTTGCCACTGAGATGGGGGTATTCCATGAATTGAAAAAAAGAAACCCTGATAAGAGCTTTTATGTTGCCGGTAATCTTCAGATTTGTCCAAATATGAAGAAAATTACAGTGGACAAGGTTATTGAGACTATGGAAAAAGGACAGCCTGAGGTTGTTTTGTCAAAAGATTTTAGAAGACAGGCATATGCACCTTTGAAGCGTATGCTTACGATGGCCGGTCAAAAGTAA